AACCTATCACTCAATTACACATTCTTGAAAAGTCTAACAGTGGGGATTGTAAGGGCCTGATTTTTCACAcatttatagctccaacagtattATTTACCAGGGAAAGTTGTCATAGATCCTTCTGCACCTACTCCTCTACTCTGCCAGGGCCGTGTCACTTAAAACCGAGTAGGCTTTCTGACAGTTGTAGCCTCCATTGCAATGCACACCTCCTCGGCATTGGTTATACACTTATAACTAACATACTCTCCTAGTGCTTTCGGTTAAATTTTTTTGAGAACCCCTCCTACCTGCCAACTTTAGGGAGTGTCATACTTCGCTGTCAATTGTCTCGACTTGCCACAGTCGGCTTTGGGAGCACCTATCCCAAGCTACTCGGCCTGTGAATTTGCCTGCTGTCAATTTGGTCTTTCACCGCAAAATGACAGATAAAGGACTTACGGATGAGGCTGTGTCCGCAGCCTGCAAAGAAGGGGACCCTATCACCCAGGTTAGTGTCACGCAGTAGAATGTATAGCATTTCTTTATCACTTATTCACAGTAGGTCTATTTTACTCGCTTGACACAGTCTGTCTCGGCAAACCTGTTGTTGAGCAAGAGTCTCCGGCCTCAGGTATGTGAGTTGTAGGCTATATAGCCAAGCCCCTATGCTCCTATAGCAAATACCAATGGAAAAAAACATttagggaactagttccaggccTTAGAATGTAATTACTTATACTGAGTAATGTATTGGCTCTAGTTTAAGTTCTAATTTTTCTTCTAGAGTTGCAAGCTGAGAACATAGCTGAGAAGTACGGGGGTCAAGACATATTTTGCAAGCAACAACTCGCCCGACACTAccccttcttctctctgtctccctctgtccctccccaggATTACATGTTGCAGCAAACTATGCTGAGGGTGAAAGACCCGCTCAAGTCTTTAGACTTCTACACCCGCATCATGGGCATGACGTGAGTCCCAGACGTCTCTCACACAAACATGAAGGGGCTTCGGGCCTAGTACCCTACCTCTCTAGATGAGTTCTCATTCTCTTGAACAAGAAATAGTGATTTATAAATGTTTATGACTAAAACTTCTCCCATGTGTTTCTCCCTTTGTGGTTAATGTGGCCCTATCCATTTTAACTTCAGGTTTTATATAGAGTGATCGGTTTGAACTCCTGGATGCTTCAGAGTTATGAGAAATGAACCTCTGCTTTTGCATGTGATGTAGTGACCTTTTCATTGATCCTTGAGGGTTGTATTCTTCATCGTCACCTCCAATTGTCCCACCAGTTGAACCAGTTGTGATTGCTCTTTGCCTCAGGTTGCTGCAGAAAATAGACTTCCCATCAATGTGTTTCACACTCTACTTCCTGGGTTATGAGGAAGAGAAGGAAATCCCTGCAGACATaaaggacaggacagcatggactTTCTCCCGACGAGCCACCATTGAACTCACACAGTAGGCACCCCGCTTAAAACCTCACTGGGCACACATTGGttcaatcaatgttgtttccatgtcatttcaattcaattatgttgaaccaacgtggaatagaaggaataaattgacatctgtgccctgTGGGTTAGCACACAAGCACATAGATTTCAAATCTGCTAGTAAGTAGAACTATGAAGTGCCCTGTAAAAATGGAATATAATAGAAGATGATCCAGTAACATCAAACCAGGGGTGTCCAACAGGCAGATTGGCAAGCTATCAGTAGCTCGTGGGCTGTCAATGAGTAACTCTTAAGTATCCCATTCATAGACGTTAAAGGAAAATTTCACCCAAAAACGATCTTtcggtatttgtttcattagtggTCCCTCTGTCTTCCGTCTGTCTTCTGAAAACAATCGCTGTAACATATTTTTTTACTATGTTCATTAGAAACTAtgtttcctaccctgtcacaataccATGATGGTGATGGCATATTTTTCTCTTTACTCTCTTCTCTTTCAGCAACTGGGGCTCTGAATCAGATGAAAATCTATCTTATCACAACGGAAACTCTGAACCAAAAGGTTTTGGTGAGAAAACGATATGATCTTtttaattaaacattttaaatgtggtaCTGATCAGCCATTTTCCTTTTCCACCATGAGGcaatttcacattctttaaatgTTCCCTCTCCACTCTATCATACAGGGCACATCGGAATTGCTGTACCTGATGTTTATGCAGCCTGCAAAGTATTTGAAGAAAAAGGAGTAACATTTGTCAAGAAGCCAGATGATGGTATTCATTTTTTCTCAACCCTGACATAACCCTCTCACACAATTATTTTTTGTTATGTTTAGGGTCTCGCTGAAAAATGCATTTGTGTGTAGGATACATAACAATTTACTTTCATCTGTATCAGTCTGCTTCATCTGTATTCTCTCAATTTGTAGATGCAACATTCAAAGTTCTTTCTCTCCACAGGTAAAATGAAGGGACTGGCCTTTATACAGGATCCTGATGGATACTGGATTGAGATTTTGAGTCCAAACAACATGTTCACCATAATGTCATACAAGCGTCAAACTGAGATAGTACAAACTGACTTGGTCAGAAAAAAGGATGTGATGAAAAAGTAAGAGAGAAATTGGAGGAACCAAAGGGTGTTATGTGAGGAAATTAAGAGGTGAAGATTGAGTATTTGCTTACGATTGGGATCACATACAGATTCCCGCTGAAGGCCTACGCGGGGGAATTAAAGTATATTTGAATATATTACAAATATACTGACGTATACTTAAATATACTACAAGTTCATATAATATACTGCAAATACGAGATGTACTTTTCTAGTATATCTTAGGTTTACTATACATATTATATcattacacttcaatacacttATTACATGTGTACTTAAAATTCATTGTTTTTCAGTCTTTAAACTATATGTTACCTATCATTACACTTAACACACTTATTAAAATTGTATTTTTAATGAATTGTTTTCAGTGTTTTAGTATACTATATGTTCATTATCATTACACTTAAACACACTTACAAATACTTCATACACTTTAATTGTACTTTAGTATATTCATTCAAAATACACTTGGAGTTGTTTTTAAGTTGAACCATTGATTTGTTTAATGAAACTCTGCTTGTGAGTGATCAAGTACACCATAAGTATAATTTCAGTGCCAATAATGAGTTTTGAGGTACTTTCTGAATTCCTGTTCAGAAGAgtccagagaaagagaaagttgaCAATGATAATAATTGTTTATTCCACATAAGGAAACATGCACAGCTGAGGAACATGGTTCCTGAGAGTATACTTTTTCATATC
The window above is part of the Salmo salar chromosome ssa15, Ssal_v3.1, whole genome shotgun sequence genome. Proteins encoded here:
- the LOC106571639 gene encoding lactoylglutathione lyase isoform X1 produces the protein MTDKGLTDEAVSAACKEGDPITQDYMLQQTMLRVKDPLKSLDFYTRIMGMTLLQKIDFPSMCFTLYFLGYEEEKEIPADIKDRTAWTFSRRATIELTHNWGSESDENLSYHNGNSEPKGFGHIGIAVPDVYAACKVFEEKGVTFVKKPDDGKMKGLAFIQDPDGYWIEILSPNNMFTIMSYKRQTEIVQTDLVRKKDVMKK
- the LOC106571639 gene encoding lactoylglutathione lyase isoform X2, whose translation is MLQQTMLRVKDPLKSLDFYTRIMGMTLLQKIDFPSMCFTLYFLGYEEEKEIPADIKDRTAWTFSRRATIELTHNWGSESDENLSYHNGNSEPKGFGHIGIAVPDVYAACKVFEEKGVTFVKKPDDGKMKGLAFIQDPDGYWIEILSPNNMFTIMSYKRQTEIVQTDLVRKKDVMKK